One part of the Lachnospiraceae bacterium JLR.KK002 genome encodes these proteins:
- the secY gene encoding preprotein translocase subunit SecY, producing the protein MLETLRNAFKIKDIRNRIFYTMAMLVIIRIGSQLPLPGVKGDVIANWFAAQGTDALNFFDAITGGSFEQMSVFALNITPYITSSIIMQLLTIAIPKLEEMQKDGEDGRKKIAEITRYVTVALALIQSIAMAIGFGRGGYLDKFDAPHVIMMVTGLTAGSAVLMWIGERITEHGVGNGISIVLVINIISRIPEDLMTLYTQFIANAPNVGNAIIAAAVILAVILVTVVFVIILQDGERRIPVQYSKKIQGRRQVGGQSSHIPLKVNTAGVIPIIFAQSIMQFPVIIATIMGKGQGTGIGSKILHGLSQSYWCDPENPIYSIGLLVYIVLVIAFAYFYTSITFNPLEVANNMKRQGGFIPGIRPGKPTSDYLTKILNYIVFIGAVGLMIVAVIPIFFNGVFSANVSFGGTSIIIIVGVVIETLKQIESQMLVRYYKGFLND; encoded by the coding sequence ATGCTGGAGACACTCCGCAATGCATTTAAAATAAAAGATATCAGGAATCGTATTTTCTATACGATGGCAATGCTGGTGATTATCCGTATCGGCTCCCAGCTTCCCCTTCCTGGTGTAAAAGGCGATGTCATTGCAAACTGGTTTGCAGCCCAGGGAACCGACGCACTGAACTTTTTTGACGCCATCACGGGCGGTTCCTTTGAACAGATGTCAGTATTTGCACTGAATATCACGCCGTATATCACATCTTCCATCATTATGCAGCTTCTTACCATAGCCATACCGAAGCTGGAAGAAATGCAGAAAGACGGAGAAGATGGAAGAAAAAAGATTGCAGAGATTACACGTTATGTAACGGTTGCCCTTGCACTGATTCAGTCCATTGCCATGGCCATCGGGTTTGGCCGGGGCGGATATCTGGATAAGTTTGACGCACCCCACGTCATCATGATGGTGACCGGCCTGACCGCAGGTTCTGCAGTTCTGATGTGGATTGGCGAGCGGATTACGGAGCATGGCGTGGGAAATGGTATTTCCATCGTGCTGGTAATCAATATTATTTCCCGGATTCCGGAAGATTTGATGACCCTTTACACCCAGTTTATTGCAAACGCTCCCAACGTGGGAAATGCAATTATCGCGGCAGCGGTAATTCTGGCAGTCATTCTGGTTACTGTGGTATTCGTTATTATTCTGCAGGATGGAGAGCGCAGGATTCCGGTACAGTACAGTAAGAAAATTCAGGGCCGGAGACAGGTGGGCGGCCAGTCCAGCCATATTCCCCTGAAGGTAAATACTGCCGGCGTAATCCCTATTATTTTTGCCCAGTCCATTATGCAGTTCCCGGTCATTATTGCAACCATTATGGGAAAAGGCCAGGGAACAGGAATCGGAAGCAAAATTCTCCACGGATTGTCCCAGTCCTACTGGTGTGATCCGGAAAACCCCATTTACAGTATCGGTTTGCTGGTGTACATTGTACTGGTTATTGCGTTTGCATATTTCTATACATCCATCACCTTCAATCCGCTGGAAGTGGCAAATAATATGAAACGTCAGGGCGGGTTTATCCCAGGCATCAGACCTGGAAAACCAACCAGTGATTATCTGACGAAAATTCTGAATTATATTGTGTTTATCGGAGCAGTTGGACTTATGATTGTTGCGGTTATTCCGATTTTCTTCAACGGAGTATTCAGCGCCAATGTGTCTTTCGGCGGAACATCTATTATCATTATAGTAGGTGTTGTCATCGAAACACTGAAACAGATTGAGTCCCAGATGCTGGTACGCTATTATAAAGGTTTTTTAAATGACTGA
- the rplF gene encoding 50S ribosomal protein L6: MSRIGRMPIAVPAGVTVDIAENNHVTVKGPKGTLERTLPTEMEIKLEGSEITVTRPNDLKKMKSLHGLTRTLINNMVVGVTNGYTKELEVNGVGYRASKSGKELTLNLGYSHPVVMTDPEGLESKVEGNKITVSGIDKEKVGQYAAEIRDKRRPEPYKGKGIKYVDEVIRRKVGKTGKK, translated from the coding sequence ATGTCACGAATCGGAAGAATGCCAATCGCAGTACCTGCAGGCGTTACTGTAGATATTGCAGAAAATAATCATGTGACTGTAAAAGGTCCGAAGGGAACTCTTGAGAGAACCCTTCCAACAGAAATGGAAATCAAATTAGAAGGTTCTGAAATCACTGTAACCAGACCCAACGACTTGAAGAAAATGAAGTCTTTACACGGTCTGACCAGAACCCTGATTAACAATATGGTAGTGGGCGTAACCAATGGTTACACCAAAGAGCTGGAAGTAAACGGTGTTGGTTACAGAGCATCCAAATCCGGCAAAGAATTAACTTTGAACCTGGGATATTCCCATCCGGTTGTTATGACGGACCCGGAGGGCCTGGAGTCCAAAGTAGAAGGAAACAAAATTACGGTTTCCGGAATTGATAAAGAGAAAGTCGGCCAGTACGCAGCGGAAATCAGAGACAAGAGAAGACCTGAACCTTATAAGGGCAAAGGTATCAAATATGTGGATGAGGTTATCAGGCGTAAGGTTGGTAAGACCGGTAAAAAATAA
- the rpmD gene encoding 50S ribosomal protein L30 → MAEKLKITLVKSPIGAVPKNRKTVEALGLRKLNHSVEMPDNAAVRGMVRQVKHLVKVEEI, encoded by the coding sequence ATGGCAGAGAAATTAAAAATCACCCTTGTGAAATCCCCAATCGGCGCGGTACCAAAGAACCGTAAGACAGTAGAAGCACTGGGTCTGAGAAAATTAAACCACAGTGTGGAAATGCCCGATAACGCAGCAGTCAGAGGGATGGTAAGACAGGTAAAACATTTAGTGAAAGTAGAAGAAATCTAA
- the rplO gene encoding 50S ribosomal protein L15, which yields MDLSNLKPAAGSKHSNNFRRGRGHGSGNGKTAGKGHKGQKARSGAPRPGFEGGQMPLYRRIPKRGFTNINSKDIVTVNLEVLEEKFEDNAVVTIEALLEQGIIKKPRDGVKILGRGELTKKLTVQVNAFSEGAKEKIEALGGKAEVI from the coding sequence ATGGACTTATCAAATTTAAAACCGGCAGCAGGTTCAAAGCACAGCAATAATTTCAGAAGAGGCCGCGGTCATGGTTCCGGAAATGGTAAGACAGCAGGTAAGGGACACAAAGGTCAGAAGGCTCGTTCCGGAGCACCGAGACCAGGATTTGAAGGCGGTCAGATGCCTTTATACAGGAGAATCCCCAAACGCGGATTTACCAACATCAATTCAAAAGATATCGTTACAGTGAATCTGGAAGTTCTGGAAGAAAAATTTGAAGACAATGCAGTGGTAACGATAGAAGCATTATTGGAGCAGGGAATCATTAAGAAACCGAGAGACGGTGTGAAAATCCTTGGAAGAGGAGAGCTTACCAAGAAGCTGACCGTACAGGTAAATGCGTTCAGTGAAGGCGCAAAAGAAAAGATTGAAGCTCTTGGTGGAAAAGCAGAGGTGATCTAA
- the rpsE gene encoding 30S ribosomal protein S5: MKRTIIDAGQLELTEKVVSIKRVTKVVKGGRNMRFTALVVVGDSNGHVGAGLGKATEIPEAIRKGKEDAIKKLISVKLDDNNSITHDITGKHTGASVLLKRAPEGTGVIAGGPARSVCELAGIKNIRTKSLGSNNKQNVVLATINALSQLKSPEEVAKLRGKSVEEILG; the protein is encoded by the coding sequence ATGAAACGTACAATTATTGATGCTGGTCAATTGGAATTAACAGAAAAAGTAGTATCAATCAAACGTGTAACAAAGGTTGTAAAGGGCGGACGTAACATGCGTTTTACAGCTTTGGTTGTTGTTGGCGACAGCAATGGTCATGTAGGTGCAGGTTTAGGAAAAGCAACGGAAATTCCCGAAGCAATCCGCAAAGGGAAAGAAGACGCAATCAAGAAACTGATTTCTGTAAAATTAGATGATAACAACAGTATTACTCATGATATCACCGGAAAACATACCGGTGCGTCCGTACTGTTAAAGAGAGCTCCCGAAGGTACCGGTGTAATTGCCGGCGGTCCGGCACGTAGCGTATGCGAGCTGGCCGGAATCAAAAACATCCGTACAAAATCTCTGGGCTCCAACAACAAGCAGAACGTAGTTCTTGCTACGATTAATGCTTTAAGTCAGTTGAAATCTCCGGAAGAGGTAGCAAAACTCCGCGGTAAATCTGTAGAAGAGATACTCGGTTAA
- the rplR gene encoding 50S ribosomal protein L18, whose amino-acid sequence MVNKKSRAEVRMKKHRRIRNRFSGTAERPRLAVFRSNNHMYAQVIDDTAGNTIVSASTLQKDVKAELEKTNNVDAAAHLGTVIAKRALEKGITTVVFDRGGYIYQGKIKALADAAREAGLDF is encoded by the coding sequence ATGGTTAATAAGAAATCAAGAGCAGAAGTCCGTATGAAAAAACACAGAAGAATTCGTAATCGTTTCTCCGGTACAGCCGAAAGACCACGTTTAGCTGTGTTTCGAAGCAATAACCATATGTATGCACAGGTAATTGACGATACAGCAGGAAATACCATCGTTTCCGCGTCTACTCTTCAGAAAGATGTAAAAGCTGAACTGGAAAAGACCAACAATGTGGATGCAGCGGCACACCTTGGAACCGTAATCGCAAAACGGGCGCTGGAAAAAGGCATTACAACCGTTGTCTTCGACAGAGGTGGTTATATCTATCAGGGCAAGATTAAGGCTTTGGCTGATGCGGCAAGAGAAGCCGGATTAGACTTTTAA
- a CDS encoding adenylate kinase, with amino-acid sequence MKIIMLGAPGAGKGTQAKQIADKYSIPHISTGDIFRANLKAGTDLGKKAKEYMDQGLLVPDELTCDLVMDRIGQEDCKNGFVLDGFPRTIPQAEALDAALAKINEKMDYAIDVDVPDENIINRMSGRRACLNCGATYHIVSIPTKVEGICDRCGNKVVLRDDDQPETVKKRLDVYHEQTQPLIDYYKKQNILKTVDGTQPMEDVFGAIVGILGA; translated from the coding sequence ATGAAGATTATTATGTTAGGAGCACCGGGAGCAGGAAAAGGAACACAGGCAAAACAGATTGCAGACAAATATTCCATTCCTCATATTTCTACCGGAGATATTTTCCGGGCCAACCTGAAAGCAGGCACTGACCTTGGAAAAAAAGCAAAAGAGTACATGGATCAGGGGCTTCTGGTTCCTGATGAACTGACCTGCGATCTGGTTATGGACCGTATTGGACAGGAAGACTGCAAAAACGGTTTTGTTCTGGACGGATTTCCAAGAACCATTCCCCAGGCGGAAGCACTGGATGCGGCCCTGGCAAAAATTAATGAAAAAATGGATTATGCCATTGATGTGGACGTTCCCGACGAAAATATTATCAATAGAATGTCCGGAAGACGCGCATGTCTGAACTGCGGCGCAACTTATCATATCGTTTCCATCCCCACCAAAGTGGAAGGTATCTGTGATCGCTGCGGCAACAAAGTAGTACTGAGAGACGACGACCAGCCGGAAACGGTAAAGAAACGTCTGGATGTTTACCATGAACAGACACAGCCATTGATTGATTATTACAAAAAACAGAATATTTTAAAGACCGTAGACGGAACCCAGCCAATGGAAGATGTATTTGGTGCCATTGTGGGAATTTTAGGAGCGTAA